TGCAGGTAGCGCCTGGCCTGCGCCAGCCGGCAGTCGCGCAGATAGTTAAACACCGAGTCGCCGTAGGCCTGGCGGAACTTGCTGCGCAGGCTGCTCGGGCTCATCGCCGCCGCCCGCGCCAGCTCTGCCAGCGTATGGGGCTGCTCGGGGCTGGCGGCGATCAGCTGGCGCACCTGCTCCAGCCGCGCCCGTTCACCGGGCGGCAAAGGTGGGGTTAACGAGGCAACCGCCATGCCGCTTTGCGGCGATGCGGCGGCAACGGGCCGGGTAATACCGGCGGTCGCCACAGCGTCTGCCCTGGCTTCAGCGGCGGCGGAGGCAAATGCCGGTGGGCTTTCCTGCGGGATGGCCGCCGTGTTACCCGCAGTTTTCGCCATTCCTGAACGAGATACTGTACCTGCTGTACCCGTCTGTGAAGCGGCTTCGGCCGGTTCGGCCAGCAGCTGTTGCGCCAGCAGCAGCAGCAGCAGCCCCTCCAGCATCAGCTGGCGCACCAGCGGATCGGCACAGGGCTGCAGCACCCCCCGTAGCCCGGTCAGCAGATGGTCCGGGATCTGCCACACCTCCGAACCGGGATAGCGCTGCTGCCAGGCCCCGAGCAGGGTAGCGATCTCCGATCCCGGTTGAAACCGCGCCGGATTAATGCCCAGGGTGATGGCAACCAGCCGCTGGCCCGCGTCGTGGCGCGCCTTCAGCTCCAGCCGGTCGCCAATTGAGGTGGCCAGCGCCATGCCGCCGCGCATCAGCTGGGGTTCGCCGTTCAGCCACAGCTGCACGCAGCCGCTGACCACCACCAGAATATAGAGCGGGGAGTGGCCGGCGGAGGTAGTTTCATACGGCTGGACGATCTGCAGGTCGGAGCAGGTAACGCTGAGCCCGGAGGGCAACAGATGCTCGTCGACGTAACCCTGCACCACGGTGGCGGCAAGCGAACGCTGCGGCGCGCTGCCCAGCGCCGGAAAGCGGTAGTCAATGGCGTGGCGCTGGCCATATTCAAGAAAGTTTGCCACCGAGAAGCGTTGTTCCTGGCGGGCATGTCGCTGTGTATTCATGGAACTCCGCTGGCTGGGGGAAGGGCCGCTCAGGTCTGAACGTCGGATAGCGCCAATAATAGCATCGGTAATTTCAGTGGTAAATTAAATGATACTTATTCTCATCAGTCGTCCTGTATGCGGCGTCGGCGACAGGCGCTGCCAGCTGCCTGCTGGCAAAGCGAAACCCACCCGCATCATCTGATTAACCTTTTGGTAATAATTCAATCTATTGATTTACATCAATAATACCGTTTCTTTTTACGCGGCT
This portion of the Erwinia sp. E602 genome encodes:
- a CDS encoding helix-turn-helix transcriptional regulator, with protein sequence MNTQRHARQEQRFSVANFLEYGQRHAIDYRFPALGSAPQRSLAATVVQGYVDEHLLPSGLSVTCSDLQIVQPYETTSAGHSPLYILVVVSGCVQLWLNGEPQLMRGGMALATSIGDRLELKARHDAGQRLVAITLGINPARFQPGSEIATLLGAWQQRYPGSEVWQIPDHLLTGLRGVLQPCADPLVRQLMLEGLLLLLLAQQLLAEPAEAASQTGTAGTVSRSGMAKTAGNTAAIPQESPPAFASAAAEARADAVATAGITRPVAAASPQSGMAVASLTPPLPPGERARLEQVRQLIAASPEQPHTLAELARAAAMSPSSLRSKFRQAYGDSVFNYLRDCRLAQARRYLQQGHSVQQAAWMSGYQHASNFATAFRRRYGVAPSALQAG